The following are encoded together in the Chaetodon auriga isolate fChaAug3 chromosome 4, fChaAug3.hap1, whole genome shotgun sequence genome:
- the ier2b gene encoding immediate early response 2b produces the protein MSATTAMEVNAEARRILAVSISKLYASRTQRGGLRLHRSLLLSMVMRSARDIYHSSRESEGPSGAQAKPEEPMDTSSSPGEQTGLPEPAQPEPQPALNSAEPASEEPDSADEDSDSEITEDKENLSPARQSRKRRGKASAAPDFLPSKRARLEPGEERYAAPLGSCRAGAGESLTALSLNRVIPAF, from the coding sequence atgagtGCCACAACCGCCATGGAAGTCAACGCCGAAGCCAGACGGATCCTGGCCGTGTCGATAAGCAAgctgtacgcctccaggacccagAGGGGAGGACTGAGACTACACCGGagcctcctgctctccatgGTCATGAGGTCTGCCCGGGACATCTATCACTCCTCCCGGGAGAGCGAGGGGCCAAGCGGCGCGCAGGCAAAACCGGAGGAACCGATGGACACTAGCTCCAGCCCGGGAGAACAAACCGGGCTGCCGGAGCCTGCCCAGCCGGAGCCCCAGCCGGCACTGAACTCAGCCGAGCCGGCCTCCGAGGAGCCGGACAGCGCGGATGAAGACAGTGATAGTGAAATCACTGAGGACAAAGAGAACCTGAGCCCGGCGAGGCAGTCCAGGAAACGCCGGGGCAAGGCGTCGGCGGCGCCTGACTTCCTTCCCAGCAAGAGGGCGAGGCTGGAGCCCGGGGAGGAGAGGTATGCGGCCCCGCTGGGCAGCTGTCGCGCCGGTGCCGGGGAGTCCCTGACCGCCTTGTCTCTAAATCGGGTTATACCTGCCTTCtga